The Paucidesulfovibrio gracilis DSM 16080 region CGCGGCCTGACCGTTCGGAGTGGCAACGGACGGAATGTTGGTTCCGGTGTTGATCGCCACGGCGAGGTTGTTGAATTGCTCCTTCAGGGCGGCCAACTCGTTAGCGGCCGCATCCGGGAACTGCGACAGGAAGGCGTGGGTATCCGCGGTGTAGCTGGTCAGGGCGGCCACGATTTCTTCACCGCTCATGTGAACGCCAGGCACGGCACCCATAGCCTTGATAAAGTGCATCTTGGTCTCGGTGACGTACACCGTGGCAACAAACACGTTATCCGAGATCATGGAGAGCAGGCCGTTGGCCGAGTAGTAGGCCACGAGCTGTTCCTTGCCGTCCAAGCTGAGCACGAAGTGGATGATGCCTTTGAACAGGTGCTGATCGTGAATTACGGCCACGATGGAGAAGAAGACCACGAGCAAGGCGGTGAAGGGCAGCGCCTCTTCAAAAGCGGAGCCGATGCGGTGTTCTTCAATCACGCCGTTAAAGGCGGTAAGCAACACGATGATGGACAGACCGATGATGCCCACTTCGGCCAGGTGCATGGCCAGGGCGAGAATCAGCCACACAGCGGCGAGCGCCTGGATGATCAATCGGGCCTTGCCCGCCTTGCCCAGCTTGGCTTCACTGCGGGTGGCCTCTTCGAGCAGCACGGAGCGAACGTTGCCCGGAAGGTGATGGCCGTAGCCGAAGATGTGGAATTTTTCCACGACCACACAGGTCAGCAGGCCGGTGATGAGCACGGGCATGGAAATGGGTGCCACGTAGACGAAGAATTCGCCGAAGTGCCAGCCCATGGTGGAGGCGATCAACAGGTTCTGGGGTTCGCCCACCAGGGTGCACACGCCGCCCAGCGCGGTTCCCACGGCGCCGTGCATCATCAGGTTCCGCAGGTAGCCGCGAAATTCCTGAAGATCGGCCCGGGCCATTTCCTTGACCGCGGAATCGTTGAGCAGGTCGTGTTTACCGGATTTGCCTGCGCCTGAGGCGTAGCGGTGGTAGACGTTATAAAACCCGTAGGCCACCGCGATGATCACGGCCGTCACCGTCAGCGCGTCAAGAAACGCGGAGAGGAACGCGCCGGAAAAGCTGAACAGCAGCGAAATAGCGATCTTGGAACGGATCTTCACGAGGAGCTTGGTGAAGGTGAACTGGAGCAGCTCCTTCATGAAGTAGATACCCGCCACCATGAACATCAACAGCAGGATGACCGGAAAGTTGTTCAGGGTTTCATGGTACACCGTTTCCGGGGAGGTCAGCCCCAGGAACACGGCTTCGATGGCCAGCAGACCGCCCGCAGGAAGCGGGTAGCACTTCAGGGCCATGGCCAGGGTAAAGATGAATTCACAGATCAGCACCCATCCCGTAATGAACGGTCCTGCGATCTGCAGCAGGACGGGGTTGAGGATCAGGAATCCAATGATGCAGAGCTTGTACCAGGTCGGCGCATTGCCGAGCAGGTTTCTCTGAAAGGCTTGTCCAAGGGTTTTCGGCACGTTCAATACTCCTTATATACGTTGACGATACTTCACCGTACCGGCGGCTGGACCGGCACGGAGTATTCCGCCGATCCCCTGCCCGGGACCGACGTTGGTTTCGACGTTCGGACCGAACAGTATCCGTTTCCGAACGCACAGGCAATATTTCGAGTTTTAGAATCTCCCTCCCTGGCCTGAATCGCCGATGCTCACCGTGGGGCAAAGCCCCTTGAGCGGTCCCTGCGGATAGGGTTGCAGCAGGCTGTAGGAGCTGCCCTGGGTGGTCTGGGCATGGCCGCGGGTGTCGTCGGAGTCGAAGTACGCCCCGTTTTCCTCAAGAATGTGTTCGATGCGCTTGCGGAAACCGTCCACAAACAACTTGCCCGAACCTTCAAAGGTCATCTCGCCCAATCGGAACTGGCCTTTGAGCTTGGCGAATTCGTCCAGGTCCATGCAATGCGTTTCCAAATCCTTGGCAGTGGTGATCAGTCCCCAGACCAGGCTGTTGGACGGAATTTCTATAGGCTCTTCGGCGTCGATGATGGTGTGGGGCATGATGATGCTTTCGTTGCCCACCTTGACCGGGCAGGACTCGTTTCCGCGCAGGAAGGAGTTGAACCCGGTGAAGACCTTTTGTCCCAGGTGGCAGTGGATGACCTTGCCGCCGTGTGCCGTGACGTTCATGCCGTCGTAGGTGGAATTGACGATATAGCAGTTTTCCTGGGCGTTTCCGCCGTCCCCGAGTCGGGAATTTTCCACGTAGGCGCGCTGGGCCACCAGCACGTTTTCCCCAATCCGGCAGTCGCCTTTGAGCACGGCATAGGGGCTGACCAGGGCGGTATCCGGGATGTCCTCCTGCGGATCCGGCAGCACCGAGGCGTACACGGGCATGAAGTCTTCCTTGCGCTCCTCCAGAAAGGCCATGAAATCGCCGCGCGGGGTCTGGCCCGGGGTGTAGTCCACGTATTTTTTGAGCGCATCCTGCGGATGCTGGTATTTGAATTCAAAGGCATCTTCGGCGCGCACCCAGACCAGGCCGTCGCCAATGTGCTCGTGGGAGAGATCCCCGGCCTGCACATAGCTGAAGTTGCCCACCACGCAGTCGTGAATGGTGGTCAGGTCCACGGTGCCGAAGGGCATAAGCAGCAGCCCCTCGGTGCAGGTGCCGTGGATGTTGGAGAAGTGCAGGGCCACGGTGTTGCGGATGCGGAAGACTTCCAGACTTTCCGGGTCGTGGGAATTGTTGTGCACCAGGGTTTTAAGCAGGATGGAGCTACGGATGCTGATGATTTCATCCTCGTAGACGGTGACGTCGCTGTCGCCCACTTTGACCACGGTTCCCCGTTTTTTCAGTTCATCGCCCCGGATGTCGCTCTTGTAGAGCACGGAGTTTTCCACCTCGCACTTACCCAGGAAGTAGGTTCCGGCCAGGCTGGAATAGACGAACCGGAAGTAGATGGGGTGGTACGGGGTGAGCGCGTAGAACGCATAGTACTGGGAGAACTTGTCTTCCGCGACCAGACCGCTGACATAGGGCCGCACATCCGCGCGCGGATTGCGCAAATTGATGTTCACGCGGGTGACGATGTGGTCGATGAGTCGTTCGAGCTGCATGGTGGCTCCTTTTGGGCACATCGGGGTTCATTCCAAAAAGCGCGGCCCTGCCCCCCCGATGGGAGCAAGGCCGCACATGGTTAGTCTGATCGTCGGTTCACCGGGGGTTATCCTCCGGCGGGCAGGGTCACGGCCATGCCCATGAGCGGCCAGATCACGGCCACGAACAGGGCCAGCACGAGCATCAGCAGGATGGAGGCCAGGATGCCCCACTTAAAGAACTCGCCGCTGGTGAACTGCCCGGAGTCGTAGGCGATGGCGTTGGGGGCCGCGCCCACGAGCAACAGGAAGGGCATGCCCGCGCAGGCCAGGGAAGCGAAGAGCACCACTTCGCCCGCCACGCCGAGGTACGGCGCGATGACCAGGGCCACGGGCAGAGAAATGGCGATGGCCGCCACGTTCATGATGAAGTTGGTCATAATCAACACAAAGAAGGCGATGGACATGATGAACACGAACCAGTTCGCCTCGCTGAACATGGCCAGCCAGTTCACGGCGAGCCACTTGGCCGCGCCCGTTTCCCAAAGGCAGAAGCCGATGGACATGGCGCCCGCGAACAGC contains the following coding sequences:
- the nhaB gene encoding sodium/proton antiporter NhaB — its product is MPKTLGQAFQRNLLGNAPTWYKLCIIGFLILNPVLLQIAGPFITGWVLICEFIFTLAMALKCYPLPAGGLLAIEAVFLGLTSPETVYHETLNNFPVILLLMFMVAGIYFMKELLQFTFTKLLVKIRSKIAISLLFSFSGAFLSAFLDALTVTAVIIAVAYGFYNVYHRYASGAGKSGKHDLLNDSAVKEMARADLQEFRGYLRNLMMHGAVGTALGGVCTLVGEPQNLLIASTMGWHFGEFFVYVAPISMPVLITGLLTCVVVEKFHIFGYGHHLPGNVRSVLLEEATRSEAKLGKAGKARLIIQALAAVWLILALAMHLAEVGIIGLSIIVLLTAFNGVIEEHRIGSAFEEALPFTALLVVFFSIVAVIHDQHLFKGIIHFVLSLDGKEQLVAYYSANGLLSMISDNVFVATVYVTETKMHFIKAMGAVPGVHMSGEEIVAALTSYTADTHAFLSQFPDAAANELAALKEQFNNLAVAINTGTNIPSVATPNGQAAFLFLLTSTLAPVIRLSYLRMVWLALPYTITMATAGFIATWYMPEIEHWLVNILHFSSH
- a CDS encoding transferase, which codes for MQLERLIDHIVTRVNINLRNPRADVRPYVSGLVAEDKFSQYYAFYALTPYHPIYFRFVYSSLAGTYFLGKCEVENSVLYKSDIRGDELKKRGTVVKVGDSDVTVYEDEIISIRSSILLKTLVHNNSHDPESLEVFRIRNTVALHFSNIHGTCTEGLLLMPFGTVDLTTIHDCVVGNFSYVQAGDLSHEHIGDGLVWVRAEDAFEFKYQHPQDALKKYVDYTPGQTPRGDFMAFLEERKEDFMPVYASVLPDPQEDIPDTALVSPYAVLKGDCRIGENVLVAQRAYVENSRLGDGGNAQENCYIVNSTYDGMNVTAHGGKVIHCHLGQKVFTGFNSFLRGNESCPVKVGNESIIMPHTIIDAEEPIEIPSNSLVWGLITTAKDLETHCMDLDEFAKLKGQFRLGEMTFEGSGKLFVDGFRKRIEHILEENGAYFDSDDTRGHAQTTQGSSYSLLQPYPQGPLKGLCPTVSIGDSGQGGRF